Below is a genomic region from Rubrobacter calidifluminis.
GTGGTGATCTGCTCGGGCAGTATCTCTTGCCGGGTAACCAAGACCTGCCCGAGCTTGATGAACGTCGGCCCGAGTTCTTGGAAGGCGAGCCGGAGTCGCACCCCGATCTTCTCCAGAGAGTCGGCTCTACCCTCGACGGGTCTCTTCCCAGCTCCGAACGCCCCGGCGAGGGAGCTGTCCCTGAGCAAATACAGCAGCCCGTGCCTGGCGAGGACTCGTGAGATCTCCCGGAATCGCCCGATTCGGGTTATGCTCGCGCGTACTTCGTCGAGTTCGGCCTCAATTTCTTCCACTAACTCGGGCGTGAACTCATCCAGAGTGACCCTGTCTCGGGACCGGTCGAGCTTGAACCCGCTACTCCACGATCCCGTCCGATCCCACCCGTTCGAGCGGAAGACGGCGTTGTCTTGCGTCTCCATCTCAGGCACTTTGAGAACTCGCCTCCTCCTTTTCCCTCTCCACCCGCTCTCTAACGGGGCTTCGTGTCTTGATCGGCTCCCCGCTCGATGACCTCGCGCAGTGAACGAACCTCTTCTTCTAGCCGCGCAATCCTTTCCTCGAGCTTGCCGCTCTCCCGATGCTCCTCTTCTCTGCGCTGAGAACGCCAGCGCATGTAGAGCTCATAGAGTGTGAGAAGGCTCTTGTCCTCAAGTACCGCGTCCTGGAAAGCGTCTTCTATGGTCTCCTTGTGTCCGTAGTCGCCGTGGTCGGCCCCATAACGAAGATGCTTCTCCATGAAGCGGTCTATCTGTGGGTTGTTCGGACCGCCGCTCTGCCGGAAGAATGCCTCGATGCGCTGCTGCATCGTGAGCCTCTCCTGGCTGCGGAGCTGCTCGACCCGGTCTGCTCGCTCCTCCATGATCCAGACTACCCCTGAAATCCCACCGGAAGCTGCTCCCTGGGTACCCGCTCATAGACCCTCTGGGCCGCGCCGAGCAACTCCCTCGCCCCCTGAATGTTCGAAGAGAGCCTGCCCCGATCTCCTTTAACCGCCTTCATCTGACCGCGCACGAGCGCCCGCGCTATGTCGAGCCGCCCGTCGAGCAGGCTCTTCCAGACCTCCGGCGTCGCGGTGATGGTGTAGGGCGCAGATTCGATATCTTCTGCCGTGGCGATCCGGGCCTCCTTACACTCCCCACCGGAGAGCTCCAGATATGCCGAGACCTCTTCTTCTACTCCCATGGCCGGATCAGCCTGCATCGTCAGCACGATAGGTTCATTCCAGTCTCTACCCACATCCCTGTAGGTGTCGCTGTTGTTTATCTCTTTGGCCCATTCCTTCACCCACTCGTCCGAGAAGATTCCTTTCATTGAACCGACCTCCCCGTTCAGTAGAAGGCATCGGATGATAACCTAAAAGGGTAAAGTATCGTATGTGTTTAGGTTCTGTCAAGAGCGAGGGATTCCTCGAGCAGGCCAAGGATCGCGTCGTTTACTACATGTGGCTCTTCGTGCTGGAGCCAGTGGGTGGCGTTGGGGAGCATGATGAGCTCGGCGCGGTCGCAGAATCTGATACTCTCACGGGCGAGTTCTTTGACGAGGAAGTCGTCTCGCTCACCCCAGATGACTCTGGTGGGGGCTTTGACGCGCGGATCTTCGGGGATCGGGGGAGCGTGGCGCACGAGCGCCCGGTACCAGTTGAGCATTCCCTGGAAGGCCCCATCTCTCTCCCAGGCCTCGCGGTACTCGTCGAGGTCGGATCTCGAGAAAGCATCCGACCGGCTGCTAGCGAGGAGCGCCTGCCGCAGGATGCGCCAGCCGGTAAGCCGCGAGACGGCCTCGGGAAGATACGGGAGCTGGAAGAGCGCGATGTACCAGCTGTACACCATCTGCGACGGTCTGGCCGGCAGAAGCTGGCTGAACGCCAGCGGGTGCGGTGCGTTCAGTATCACGAGCCGCTCCACGACCGAAGGCTGCCACAGTGCGAGAAACCAGGCTACGACTCCACCGAGGTCGTGGCCCACCACAGTCGCGCTGCTTCTTCCACACTGCTCTATCAAGACCCGCACGTCGTCGACCAGCTCCTCCATCCGGTACTCCCAGACCCAGCGCGGCTTATCAGAGAGATTGAACCCCCGTTGATCCGGAACCACCACTCGACACCCCGCTGCAGCCAGCGCCGGGATCTGCTCCCGCCACCCGTACCAGAACTCCGGAAACCCATGCAACAAAACTACCATGGGCCCATCCTCCGGACCGGCCTCCACTACATGCAGTCTCACTCCCACGGAAATTCCCACATGCCGAAACGTCGCCTCAACTTCCATCCGTCGCCCTCTCCCTCGTAACCATCCGTGTAGTTGACCTGCTCCCATCCTGAAGTTATCATCAGATTACCACAGATAGATCATTTTATAGCGCGAGATTTCCTGTATTGAGAGGGGTGGCGGAATCGTAGGAAAGATCTTTCGGGGCATAAGGGAGGGTTTGGGGATCGGGGATCTCCCGGCGCGGGAGGTAGAGCGCAGGTACGCCGATTCGGCTTCGCGGTTTATGGAGTTGGGTGAGGCGCGGGTGCACTACAAGGACGAGGGGAGAGAGGGAGCCCCCGCGCTTCTTCTTCTGCACGGCACCTTCTCGTCGCTGCACACGTGGGATGGATGGGTCGATAGGTTGAGGGACCACTACCGGATGGTGAGGCTGGACATCCCTGGATTCGGCCTCACCGGGCCGCCGCGAGGGGGTCGCTTCACGATTGAGTGGATGGTGGGTTTCATAGACGACTTCACCGAGGAGCTGGGTTTGGAGAGGTTTCACGTCGCCGGTAACTCGCTCGGAGGATATTTCGCGTGGCGCTACGCCGCCGAGCGCCCCGGGAAGGTCGATCGTCTGGTGCTCGTGGACGCGGCGGGCTATCCCATGCCGCTGCCGCCGATCTTGAAGTTCATCGCCACTCCCGTGCTGGGGTCCAGCTACAGAGTGCTCTCGCCGCGCTTTCTGGTCGAAGCTAACGTCAGGCAGGTCTACGGGGACACGCGCAGGATAAGAGATCACGTCGTGGAGAGGTACCACCTGCTCATGCTACGTGAAGGCAACCGGAGGACGCTGAAAGAGAACCTGCCGCACCTGAGCAGGTTCGAGGATTTCCGGCGCGTCAGAGACGTGCGCGCCCCCACCCTCGTAATGTGGGGAGAGGAGGATCGCTGGATCTCCCCCTCCATGGCGCGCAGGTTCATGCGAGATCTCCCCCAGGCCAGGCTCGTCACCTACCCCGGTGTAGGGCACGTCCCGATGGAAGAGATCCCTGAGCGCACCGCCGATGACGCGCACGCGTTTCTGAGTGGTTCCGCGGATCTCGCACGGCAGGCAGGCTCAGAGAAGGAGAGAGAGTGAAGGCCGGATCCACCTCCCCGCGCAGGAGATACTGCATCGTAGGAGCCGGGTACTTCGGACTCGGCGCGGCGAAGGCTCTACGAGACGACGGAGTCCCTTACGACCATCTCGCCGGGGGCAACGGCGTCGGGAACACTCTGACGGAGACACTCATGGCCACCTCTTCGAAACGGTCCATCGAGCACCCCGATTACCCGGTCCCCGAGGAGTGGCCGGAGTTCCCCGGCGAGGGGCGGATACGCGCCTACCTGAGAGATTTCGCACGGGAACACGACCTCGACGGGAAGATAGAGTTCGGGCGAAGCGTAAAAGGAGCGCGACCGCTCGATGGCAGAGACGGACACAGCGGGTGGCGGCTGGAGCTGGAGGACGGCGAGATACGGCACTACGCCGGCATCGTCCTCACCGAGGCGCGCACGCAGAAACCCCGGGTGGACCTCCCCGGTCATTTCTCAGGCAAGCGGGTTTACGCCACAAACGAAGAAGAAACCAGAGATCTCGAAGATGAGAGGGTGCTCGTCATTGGAGACGGCAACCTCGCCTGCGCCATCGCCACCAGGATAGGACGACGCTCCAGGAAATGCTACGTCTCCACCAGGGGCGGTTCTCTCCTTCCGGAGACGCTGCTCGGCGTGCCTCTCTCAGAGCTCGAGGAACGGCTGTGGTGGCTCTCCGACGAGCGGTTTCTGGGGCGGCTCGTCGGGCCTCTCTCCCGTATGATCTTGAGAGATCAACCACCGTCACGGCTCCTGCGACGCGATCTTTTGGAGGAACCAATCGTCAGCTCCGAAGCCCTGCACCAGATACGACGCGGCGCTCTCGAAGTGAAGCCGGAGGTCGCGCGCTTCGATGGCGAGGACGTTCACTTCGTCGACGGAAGCGTCGCCGCGGTGGATGCCGTCGTCCACGTCCCCTCGGAGAGAGACGTCGCGCTCCCCGTGGGCGAAGAGCTCTTGAAGTACGAAAACGGCGTTCCGGTGCGCGTCGGGTCCGTCTTCCTACCGGGTCTGACCAACTGCTACCTCTTCGGGCCCCTGATCACACGCGGAGGAAGCGGTCGCATCATCTCCGAGGGCAGCGAAGTCCTCGCCAGAGCGATACGAGCTCAGGAAGAGTTGAGCCACCCCCTCGTCGAGGATCTCGCGCGCATGTGGCCGCCGGACTCGCGCCTCCCTCTGAGCCCGGCCGCCGTACTGCGCGAGATACGAGCGCTGCGACGCTGCATCGATGGGATAGTCCTCTACGGCCGCTTCAGAGGGTACACGGCAGGCATGCCGCCCGCGATACCACCGGCTCCCGCGCAGCACGAAAACGCTTCAACGGCACGGAAGGAGGCCCTCAGCACATGAGACTCAGGCCATCAGCGGAGTTTCTCGCCCGGGCTCTGGGCGCGGCCGCCGGCGCGGCGATAAAGCGCTCCCCCTCAAGACGACTCTCTTTCGCCGCCCTCGGGGCGCTCTCTTCCCTCGCGGCTGGAGAGCGGCCCGCTCGGATCCCCCTGCGGGGCATGAGGGTCGTCATCACCGGGGCCTCCGGCGGCGTGGGCAGGGCCACCTGCGAGGCCCTGCGCAGAGAGGGGGCGCGCGTCGTCGGCATCGACCTCTCCCCCGGAGAAGGCACGATTTTCGGCGACGTGACCAGCAGAGAGAGCATCGAAGCCGCGATCGAAGAGGCGGCGCGATCCCTCGGCGGGATCGACATCCTCATCAACAACGCCGGGATAGGTCGCGGAGCGGACGCTGGAGATTTTCCACAGGAAGAAGCGTACAAGACGCTGGAGGTCAACCTGTTCGGGGCGTGGAACACCACCGCCGCCGCCCTTCCGCACCTCTTGAAGAGCGGAGGCCACGTCGTCAACGTCTCCAGCGGCCTCGCCATACTCAACGTCCCCTACGCCGCCCCCTACGCCGCCAGCAAGCGCGCTCTCGCAGCGTATTCCGACGCGTTGCGCCTGGAGTACGCCGGGCGCATAACCGTCAGCACCATCTACCCCGGCTACATGAAGACACCCATCCATGACGTCGTCGAGTCGCAGAACGCCTCCCTGGATGGCCTGGTGCCCGAAGAGCCCGTCTCCAACGCCGCGGAGGCCGTGGTGAGCGCGTGCAAGACACGCGCACGCGACGTCTTCACCAGCTTCACCGGGCGCGCGGGGCTCGCCCTGGCCCGTCACTTCCCGGCGCAGGCCGACGCGGTCGTCAGGAGCCGGTTCGAGAAGATGCTCGAGAGCCGTCCGCTCCCGAGCTTCGTCAAGAACGCCCCGTGATGGAAAGTAAGATCGAGGAGGTTCCAGGCCCGTGCAGACCGTGAGCCATCAGGATACCGCGGATCGGAGAGACAGCGAAGGCTTCGAGGAGGTCGTGGACGTCGCCGTCGCCGGCACCGGCTTCGCCGGGCTCGGGATGGCCATCCGCATGAAGCAGGAAGGTCTCCACGACTTCGTTCTGCTGGAGCGTGCCGACGAGGTCGGCGGGACGTGGCGGGACAACACCTATCCCGGAGCCGCCTGCGACGTGCCGAGCCACCTCTACTCGTTCTCCTTCGCGCTCAACCCGGAGTGGAGCCGCAAGTTCTCCCCGCAGGAGGAGATACAAGAGTACCTCCGCCGGTGTGCCAGGGAGTACGGGATCATGCCCCACGTCCGGTTCGAGAGCGAGATCCTCTCGGCGGACTGGGACGAGGAGCTCCGCCGCTGGGAGATAGAGACCACCCGCGGACGCGTCTTCGCGAAGGTCTTCGTCTCCGGCATGGGGGCCCTGAGCGACCCTTCGTTTCCAGACGTCCCCGGCCTCGAAGATTTCGAAGGCCATTACTTCCACTCCTCGCAGTGGGACCACGACTACAACCTGAAGGGCAAGCGAGTCGCCGTGGTGGGAACCGGGGCCTCGTCCATCCAGTTCGTCCCCCAGATACAACCCCTCGTCGAGAGCCTGCACGTCTTTCAGCGCACGCCGCCGTGGATCATCCCGCGTCGGGATCGGGGTTTCACGAGGCTCGAGAAGTGGGCGCTCAAGAGTGTACCGGGGCTGCAGAAGCTCCTCAGGTCGGGGATCTACTGGGGACGGGAGAGCTACGTCCTCGGCTTCAGCGTAGACACGCGGTTCATGAAGGCGATAGAGCTGCTCGCCAGAGCTCATCTGCATCGCCAGGTTCCCGACCCGGAGCTGCGCGAGAGGCTCACCCCGGACTACACCATAGGCTGCAAGCGCATCCTCCTCGCCGACGACTACTACCCTGCCCTGATGCAGCCCAACGCCGAAGTGCTGACCGAAGGTCTCGCAAAGGTCGAAGGCTCCACGGTAGTGGGGTCCGGGGGCAGCAGACGTGAGGTCGATGCGATCATCTTCGGAACCGGCTTCCTGATCCACGACCTTCCGGCCTCCCACAGGATACGGGGGCGGGGCGGCACGCTCCTCGCAGACGTCTGGCGCGAAGGCACCGAAGCGTACAATGGGACGACCATCACCGGGTTCCCGAACCTCTTCTTGCTGCTCGGTCCCAACACCGGCGTCGGACACACCTCGCAGGTGTACATGATCGAGAGCCAGATCGAATACGTACTCTCCTGCCTGAAGATGCTGGAGAGGCGCGGTGCGGAGACGCTGGAAGTACGCGAAGAGGTTCAGAGAGACTACAACGACCGTCTCCAGAGAGCTTTGCGCGGGACGGTGTGGACGTCTGGAGGATGCCGTAGCTGGTATCTGGATGAGAGGGGGCGCAACTACACCCTCTGGCCCGGCTTCACCTGGCGCTTCAGGCGCATGACCCGGGAGGCCGATCCCGCCGACTACGTCCTGGAAGGGAGACTCTCAACGAGCAGGCGTACGAGGAGGCCGGTCGCCCTGTAGAGACAGGACGTATCTTTCACAGTTTTCGGAAGCTGCAGCGAGCCGCCAGGAGGAGATAGATGTCAGGGAAAGTCCCGCCGTTCTGTCCGGAGTTCATGGTCGTGGCCTCGCGCGACCTGCTCAGAGGGCTCGAAAGGGCACGAAAATACGGCGATATCGTGCGCACGAGGGTGCCGGCTTCTCTGTGGCTGATCTTCGATCCGGACGCCATAGAGGAAGTGGTCGTCAGGAAGAACAAGAGCTTTCGCAAAGGCGTCGTGGAGAAGAACAGCCTATCGTACATGGGCAACGGCCTGCTCACCAACAATGGAGACTCGTGGCGGCGAAACCGCCGTCTCATGCAACCAGCGTTCCACAGAAAGAAGATCGAGGCCTACGCCGAGACGATGGTTCGCTGCGCGGAGGAGATGCTCGAGGAGTGGGTGCCGGGCCGAGAGATCGACCTGCACGAAGAGATGATGGCCGTGACGCTGCGTATCATCAACCTGACGGCGTTCGGCGCGGACGTGAAAGAGAGCGCGGAGGCCGTGAGCCGCGCCCTCCTGCCAATCGGCGACAGGCTGGAGGGGCCGGGGCGCAACATGTACCCGCTCCCCGAGCGTATCCCCACCCCGACGAACCTCCGCTACCGCCGGGAGATGCGGCGTCTGGACTCGATCATCCGCTCCATCATCGATGACAGACGACGCGCCGGAGACGCCGGAGAGCGGGATGACCTGCTCTCCATGCTGCTCTCCGCCCGTTACGAAGACACCGGTGAGGGGATGAGTGACGATCAGATACGCGACGAGGTGATGACGATCTTCCTCGCCGGACACGAGACCACCGCCAACGCCCTGACGTGGGCCTTCCACCTTCTCGCCGAGAATCCGGAGTCGGACGAGCTCCTCTCCAGAGAGGTGCAGGAGGTCGTCGGAGAGCGCGAGCCGAACTTCGCCGACGTCCCGAAGCTCCGCTATGCCACGGCGGTCTTCAAGGAATCCATGCGCCTCTATCCCCCGGTCTTCGCCTTCACCCGTGAAGCTGCGGAAGACGTGGAGATCGGCGGCTACACCATGCCGGCAGGTACCGAGGTCGTCGTGAGCCAGTGGGTCACGCATCGGGACCCGAAATTTTTCTACGAACCCAGGACGTTCAGACCGGAGCGGTGGCTGGACGGATCAACCGGGGGACTTCCCAGATATGCCTACTTCCCCTTCGGAGGGGGGCCCCGGCAGTGTATCGGCAAGCCCTTTGCGGAGATGGAGGGGCCTCTGATTATGGCCTCGATAGTCCGACGCTACAGGCTTTCCTACAGGGAACCCGGACAGGAGGTCAGACTGCGTCCCGCCGTCACGTTGCGTCCCTCCTTCGGTCCGGACAACCGCTACGGGCTACCCCCTATGGTGCCAGAAGGACGGGTTGCAAGACGGTCTCCGGTCCGGATCTCATCCCCACGTTAGTGGGGCTCGGGGTGAGCGGGCTCTCTATGAGCTCTCCTTCGATTCCCAGGGTCAAGAGGGTGGTTTCGGGGCTGCCGTAGGGTTCTTCAGCCGAGCAGGCTCTCTCCCGGCAGCCCTCCGCGGTCCGCGCCGAGCCAGGCGGCGACCGTCGCCCCGACGTCCGAGAATCCCCGGCGCACGCCGAGCGGGCGCGCCTTCCCGCTGGCGTCCGCCAGGAGCAGCGGCACCCGCTCGCGGGTGTGGTCGGTGCCGCGGAAGGTCGGGTCGTTGCCGTGGTCGGCGGTGACGATGAGGAGGTCCTCTTCGCCGAGGGTCTCCAGGATCTCCGGGAGGCGCCGGTCGAAGCGCTCCAGGTTCTCCGCCATCCCCTCCGGGTCGCGCCGGTGGCCGTACTTGGCGTCGAAGTCGACCAGGTTGGCGAAGACGAAGCCCTTCTCGAGATCGCCGAGCGCCTTGAGCACCGCGTCCACCTTCGCCATGTCGTCCGGTTTGCCGGGGAGGTGGCGGGTTATCCCCCGGCCGTCGAAGATGTCGTAGATCTTACCCACGGCGACGACCTCCCTCCCCGAGGCCTCCACCCTGTCCAGATAGGTCTCCCCGAAGGGCTCGATGCCGTAGTCGTGGCGGTTCTCGTTCTCCCGCTCGTAGGAGCCGGGCTCTCCGTGATAGGGGCGGGCGATGACCCGCTCGACCATTATCCTGCCCTCGCCGATGAGCATACGGTGGGCCTTCTCGCAGGCCGCGTAGAGCTCCTGAAGCGGGATCACACCGGTGTGGGCCGCGACCTGAAAGACCGAGTCGGCGGAGGTGTAGACGATCCAGGCGCCCGTCCTCTCCTGCTCTGGCCCGAGCTCCTCTATTATCTGCGTGCCGGAGGCCGGGCGGTTGCCGATCACCCTCCTCCCGGTCTCCCGTTCGAAACGGGAGATGATCTCCTCCGGGAACCCCTCGGGGTAGGTGGGGAGCGGCTCTTCCAGCACGAGCCCCATCATCTCCCAGTGGCCGGCGAGCGTGGCCTTCGCCGCCGAGCGCTCGGTCATGAGGCCCCAGGAGGCCCGGGGCTCTTCGGTTGGAGGCACTCCTTCCAGCTCCAGGACGTTGCCGAGCCCGAGGGAGGCCAGGTTCGGCAGCCTGAGGCCGCCCACGGCCCGGGCGGTGTGGGCCAGCGTGTTCGCGCCCTCATCGCCGAACCTGGCCGCGTCGGGAGCGTCTCCGACCCCGACGCCGTCCAGCACGATCACGGTGGCCCTGCGTCCCATGTCCCTCCTTGCGGTACCATCTAGCTGACGTATCGGAAAGAATATCAGGGCCTGGAGATTTCTTGCGAGATGGGTCTGACCTCTGAGACGAAGACCACGGAGGGTCGGGTGCGCGACGCCCGGGCCGAGGATGCCGGGGTCCTCTACGAGCTGGCCTGCGAGCTGGCGAGGGCTGTTGGAGACGTGGAGCCGCCGCAGGGGGCGGTGAGGGAGAGGCTGCTCGAGCTTCTGGAGGAGCCGCGGGCCCGGGTCTTCGTGGCCGAGCTCGGGTGTGGCGTCGTCGGGGCCGCGAGCGCCTGGGTGAAGCCGGATCTCGCCCACGGCGACCGGGTGGTCGAGGTGCCGATGCTCGTCGTCTCGCAGGAGTACCGGCGCAGGGGGTTCGGGAGGCTCCTGATCGAGGCGGTGAAAGAGCTCGCTCTCGCGAGCGGGGCCTCGCTCATCGAGCTGGTCGCCACGAAGGACAACAGGAGCGCCCGCAACTTCTACCGGACGATGGGCTTCGTCGAGACCGAGCACGTGGCGCTCGAGTACGTCGGCGACCTGCGCGAGACCTCCTAAAGTAACACCCGGGCCGCGGCGAGGAGCAGGATGGCGGTGGTGGGCAGGGCGGCGTAGAGGATGCGCCTCAGAGGAACCTCCTGCACGATGCGCAGCCCGGCCGGGATGAGCCCG
It encodes:
- a CDS encoding alpha/beta fold hydrolase, translated to MVVLLHGFPEFWYGWREQIPALAAAGCRVVVPDQRGFNLSDKPRWVWEYRMEELVDDVRVLIEQCGRSSATVVGHDLGGVVAWFLALWQPSVVERLVILNAPHPLAFSQLLPARPSQMVYSWYIALFQLPYLPEAVSRLTGWRILRQALLASSRSDAFSRSDLDEYREAWERDGAFQGMLNWYRALVRHAPPIPEDPRVKAPTRVIWGERDDFLVKELARESIRFCDRAELIMLPNATHWLQHEEPHVVNDAILGLLEESLALDRT
- a CDS encoding flavin-containing monooxygenase; this encodes MQTVSHQDTADRRDSEGFEEVVDVAVAGTGFAGLGMAIRMKQEGLHDFVLLERADEVGGTWRDNTYPGAACDVPSHLYSFSFALNPEWSRKFSPQEEIQEYLRRCAREYGIMPHVRFESEILSADWDEELRRWEIETTRGRVFAKVFVSGMGALSDPSFPDVPGLEDFEGHYFHSSQWDHDYNLKGKRVAVVGTGASSIQFVPQIQPLVESLHVFQRTPPWIIPRRDRGFTRLEKWALKSVPGLQKLLRSGIYWGRESYVLGFSVDTRFMKAIELLARAHLHRQVPDPELRERLTPDYTIGCKRILLADDYYPALMQPNAEVLTEGLAKVEGSTVVGSGGSRREVDAIIFGTGFLIHDLPASHRIRGRGGTLLADVWREGTEAYNGTTITGFPNLFLLLGPNTGVGHTSQVYMIESQIEYVLSCLKMLERRGAETLEVREEVQRDYNDRLQRALRGTVWTSGGCRSWYLDERGRNYTLWPGFTWRFRRMTREADPADYVLEGRLSTSRRTRRPVAL
- a CDS encoding phosphopentomutase translates to MGRRATVIVLDGVGVGDAPDAARFGDEGANTLAHTARAVGGLRLPNLASLGLGNVLELEGVPPTEEPRASWGLMTERSAAKATLAGHWEMMGLVLEEPLPTYPEGFPEEIISRFERETGRRVIGNRPASGTQIIEELGPEQERTGAWIVYTSADSVFQVAAHTGVIPLQELYAACEKAHRMLIGEGRIMVERVIARPYHGEPGSYERENENRHDYGIEPFGETYLDRVEASGREVVAVGKIYDIFDGRGITRHLPGKPDDMAKVDAVLKALGDLEKGFVFANLVDFDAKYGHRRDPEGMAENLERFDRRLPEILETLGEEDLLIVTADHGNDPTFRGTDHTRERVPLLLADASGKARPLGVRRGFSDVGATVAAWLGADRGGLPGESLLG
- a CDS encoding SCP2 sterol-binding domain-containing protein, with protein sequence MKGIFSDEWVKEWAKEINNSDTYRDVGRDWNEPIVLTMQADPAMGVEEEVSAYLELSGGECKEARIATAEDIESAPYTITATPEVWKSLLDGRLDIARALVRGQMKAVKGDRGRLSSNIQGARELLGAAQRVYERVPREQLPVGFQG
- a CDS encoding GNAT family N-acetyltransferase, whose protein sequence is MGLTSETKTTEGRVRDARAEDAGVLYELACELARAVGDVEPPQGAVRERLLELLEEPRARVFVAELGCGVVGAASAWVKPDLAHGDRVVEVPMLVVSQEYRRRGFGRLLIEAVKELALASGASLIELVATKDNRSARNFYRTMGFVETEHVALEYVGDLRETS
- a CDS encoding cytochrome P450; amino-acid sequence: MSGKVPPFCPEFMVVASRDLLRGLERARKYGDIVRTRVPASLWLIFDPDAIEEVVVRKNKSFRKGVVEKNSLSYMGNGLLTNNGDSWRRNRRLMQPAFHRKKIEAYAETMVRCAEEMLEEWVPGREIDLHEEMMAVTLRIINLTAFGADVKESAEAVSRALLPIGDRLEGPGRNMYPLPERIPTPTNLRYRREMRRLDSIIRSIIDDRRRAGDAGERDDLLSMLLSARYEDTGEGMSDDQIRDEVMTIFLAGHETTANALTWAFHLLAENPESDELLSREVQEVVGEREPNFADVPKLRYATAVFKESMRLYPPVFAFTREAAEDVEIGGYTMPAGTEVVVSQWVTHRDPKFFYEPRTFRPERWLDGSTGGLPRYAYFPFGGGPRQCIGKPFAEMEGPLIMASIVRRYRLSYREPGQEVRLRPAVTLRPSFGPDNRYGLPPMVPEGRVARRSPVRISSPR
- a CDS encoding SDR family NAD(P)-dependent oxidoreductase, which gives rise to MRLRPSAEFLARALGAAAGAAIKRSPSRRLSFAALGALSSLAAGERPARIPLRGMRVVITGASGGVGRATCEALRREGARVVGIDLSPGEGTIFGDVTSRESIEAAIEEAARSLGGIDILINNAGIGRGADAGDFPQEEAYKTLEVNLFGAWNTTAAALPHLLKSGGHVVNVSSGLAILNVPYAAPYAASKRALAAYSDALRLEYAGRITVSTIYPGYMKTPIHDVVESQNASLDGLVPEEPVSNAAEAVVSACKTRARDVFTSFTGRAGLALARHFPAQADAVVRSRFEKMLESRPLPSFVKNAP
- a CDS encoding alpha/beta fold hydrolase encodes the protein MGIGDLPAREVERRYADSASRFMELGEARVHYKDEGREGAPALLLLHGTFSSLHTWDGWVDRLRDHYRMVRLDIPGFGLTGPPRGGRFTIEWMVGFIDDFTEELGLERFHVAGNSLGGYFAWRYAAERPGKVDRLVLVDAAGYPMPLPPILKFIATPVLGSSYRVLSPRFLVEANVRQVYGDTRRIRDHVVERYHLLMLREGNRRTLKENLPHLSRFEDFRRVRDVRAPTLVMWGEEDRWISPSMARRFMRDLPQARLVTYPGVGHVPMEEIPERTADDAHAFLSGSADLARQAGSEKERE